The proteins below are encoded in one region of Nitrososphaerota archaeon:
- a CDS encoding DUF2283 domain-containing protein, with the protein MIVQHGPEADVQILKVREGALVNEELLDNDGILGYDEGWVVSVEILDASKKGLMNALLELAKFRRETVEHLLSKIS; encoded by the coding sequence TTGATCGTTCAACACGGTCCTGAGGCTGACGTTCAGATCCTTAAGGTTAGAGAGGGAGCTTTAGTGAATGAGGAGCTGCTTGATAACGACGGCATCTTAGGCTATGATGAGGGGTGGGTGGTTTCAGTCGAAATACTCGATGCGTCGAAGAAAGGTTTGATGAACGCGCTTCTTGAGCTGGCAAAATTTAGAAGAGAAACAGTAGAGCACCTACTTTCCAAGATAAGTTGA
- a CDS encoding 30S ribosomal protein S8e — translation MVKAVENLLKRKITGGRRKAARSRRAYERDRYPAETTIGEDEIVIRRVRGGNIKVAAKSVQYANVVDESKKVVRVKILGVAKNPANKDYERRQVITKGTIIKTELGLAKVTSRPGQNGVVNAVLVKS, via the coding sequence ATGGTGAAGGCTGTAGAGAACCTACTTAAGAGAAAGATTACAGGCGGTAGGAGGAAAGCAGCGCGCTCAAGAAGGGCGTATGAGCGAGACCGATACCCCGCTGAGACCACGATAGGTGAAGACGAGATTGTGATCCGCAGGGTAAGAGGCGGTAATATTAAAGTCGCTGCGAAGAGTGTTCAATACGCCAATGTTGTTGATGAATCAAAGAAGGTTGTGCGTGTAAAGATTCTTGGTGTGGCTAAGAACCCAGCTAACAAAGACTACGAGCGTAGACAGGTGATAACTAAGGGGACGATCATAAAGACTGAGCTGGGGTTGGCTAAAGTTACATCCAGACCGGGGCAAAATGGCGTGGTAAATGCTGTGCTTGTGAAAAGTTGA
- a CDS encoding tRNA (guanine(10)-N(2))-dimethyltransferase produces MVSEDEVVEVKEGNTIILAPKSSIFSKIPPKSPAFYNPAAKLSRDVSLKIYSAYVSLLGVDVTFADVLSGVGARGLRVAKECHKIARVYLNDLNPKAIELAKKAAELNGVFDRCVFSTKDALVFLAEHSAPRSRFDIVDIDPFGSPLPYLPAALRAVKRGGLISLTATDTAVLCGVYPKVALRRYGGSSLRCEYGNEVGARLLLSAAARQAMSINAGITPVFAHASRHYIRVYFTLESGASKADENLDKIGYINQCSKCGYRESGERRELCPTCGARMLSAGPLWVGTLFSNRVLEAALKLRSEHKLEDKIFTIALDECDLPPSYYTVDELAKRLKVVTPSVKDVIGALRARGFRAARTVFNPKGLRTDAPKEAVEETVLGLK; encoded by the coding sequence TTGGTATCTGAAGATGAGGTGGTGGAGGTTAAAGAAGGCAACACGATAATCTTAGCCCCAAAATCAAGCATATTTAGCAAAATCCCACCAAAATCACCCGCCTTCTACAATCCTGCAGCCAAGCTGAGTAGAGATGTTTCGCTGAAGATCTACAGCGCCTATGTTAGTTTACTAGGCGTTGATGTAACCTTTGCCGATGTGCTTTCTGGTGTGGGTGCGAGAGGGCTTCGGGTAGCTAAAGAATGCCATAAGATTGCTCGAGTCTACCTCAACGATTTAAACCCTAAAGCGATCGAGCTGGCTAAGAAGGCGGCGGAGTTGAACGGTGTGTTTGATAGATGTGTCTTTTCAACCAAAGATGCGCTGGTCTTTTTGGCTGAACATTCAGCACCACGAAGCCGCTTCGATATAGTGGATATCGACCCCTTTGGTTCCCCTCTGCCCTATCTACCAGCGGCTCTAAGGGCGGTTAAGCGAGGCGGTTTGATCTCCCTTACAGCAACAGACACAGCTGTGTTATGTGGAGTATACCCTAAGGTAGCGTTGAGAAGATATGGTGGATCTTCTTTGCGGTGTGAATATGGTAATGAAGTTGGGGCTAGGCTTCTCCTCAGCGCAGCAGCGAGGCAAGCCATGAGCATAAACGCGGGTATAACTCCTGTGTTTGCGCACGCAAGTAGACATTACATCAGAGTTTACTTTACGTTGGAAAGCGGCGCCTCAAAAGCGGATGAAAACTTGGATAAGATAGGGTACATAAACCAGTGCAGTAAATGTGGCTACAGAGAGAGCGGAGAGCGGAGAGAGCTCTGCCCAACGTGTGGAGCAAGGATGTTGAGTGCGGGTCCTCTTTGGGTTGGTACACTCTTCTCAAATAGGGTTCTTGAAGCCGCTTTGAAGCTTAGATCAGAACATAAACTCGAGGATAAGATCTTCACCATAGCCTTGGATGAGTGTGATCTTCCACCATCTTACTATACTGTGGATGAGTTGGCTAAGCGGCTGAAGGTAGTGACGCCATCTGTTAAAGATGTTATAGGCGCTCTTAGGGCTAGAGGGTTTAGGGCTGCTAGAACCGTATTTAACCCAAAGGGTTTAAGGACTGATGCGCCGAAAGAGGCTGTTGAGGAGACTGTTTTAGGTCTGAAGTAG
- a CDS encoding RlmE family RNA methyltransferase: MRLREARRDLYRRLAAAQGYRSRAAFKLIQIDKRYHIFQEGDKVLDLGSAPGGWLQVASERVGAEGLVVGVDLKGIQPIAENVVTLKMDVFSEDLVDAVKYYTRGLVDVVLSDLSPNVSGIWNLDHIRQIELTRRAISLMPHLLKPSGSAVLKVFDGEELQIVKAQLKKVFEKVDITKPPASRGQSSELYLICKGYKPEQDLLQT, translated from the coding sequence TTGAGGTTAAGAGAAGCCAGAAGAGACCTATATCGACGCCTCGCAGCAGCCCAAGGCTACAGGAGCCGAGCAGCATTCAAACTCATACAGATAGATAAACGCTACCACATCTTTCAAGAAGGAGATAAAGTCTTAGATCTGGGCTCAGCACCCGGCGGCTGGCTTCAAGTGGCTTCTGAAAGAGTTGGTGCAGAGGGGCTTGTCGTCGGTGTGGATCTAAAGGGCATCCAGCCTATTGCTGAGAATGTCGTAACTCTAAAGATGGATGTCTTCAGCGAAGATCTCGTTGATGCGGTCAAATACTACACTAGGGGTCTGGTCGATGTTGTACTCTCAGACCTCTCACCTAATGTGTCCGGTATTTGGAACCTCGATCACATCAGACAGATAGAGTTGACAAGAAGAGCGATCTCGCTGATGCCCCATCTACTAAAGCCCTCTGGCTCAGCGGTTTTAAAGGTCTTTGACGGAGAGGAGCTTCAGATCGTAAAAGCTCAGCTGAAGAAGGTCTTCGAGAAGGTAGATATAACGAAGCCGCCAGCGAGCAGAGGACAGAGCAGCGAACTATATTTAATATGTAAAGGATACAAACCCGAGCAAGACCTACTTCAGACCTAA
- a CDS encoding winged helix-turn-helix transcriptional regulator has protein sequence MQQQADGKEEKGLDLTSRVYKLVVEHGKEGVLQSELWKKLNLTSRDGSRLAIRLEKRGLVKRERVLDNGRWTYKLTPLRLPIQIKSIEQAPCITCGSESKCAPNGVVTPYTCDKLVEWVRRDYIANAQDNKVNQ, from the coding sequence ATGCAGCAGCAAGCAGACGGCAAAGAAGAGAAGGGACTCGACCTCACCTCCAGAGTGTACAAGCTGGTTGTAGAGCACGGTAAAGAGGGGGTTCTTCAGAGCGAACTCTGGAAGAAACTTAACCTAACTAGCAGAGACGGGTCGAGGTTAGCGATAAGGCTAGAGAAGAGGGGGCTTGTGAAGAGGGAGCGGGTCCTCGATAACGGGAGATGGACATATAAACTTACACCACTGCGCCTACCGATTCAGATAAAATCGATAGAGCAAGCCCCCTGTATAACCTGTGGCTCAGAGAGTAAATGTGCACCTAATGGCGTGGTCACACCCTACACCTGTGATAAGCTTGTAGAGTGGGTTAGGCGAGATTACATAGCTAACGCTCAAGACAACAAAGTGAACCAATAG
- a CDS encoding threonine aldolase, which produces HLDGARIFNAAVALGVDVKELVAPVDSVMFCLSKGLSAPIGSLVVGSSSFIERARRMRKMLDGGMRQAGIIAAAGLVALEKMVDRLREDHANARLLAEGLAKIDGIRIDLRRVQTNIVMFDVSDLGFTGKEFVEKLLKYGVKALTLRGNVIRMVTHRGITREDILETLDAVNEICIKKLI; this is translated from the coding sequence CATCTTGATGGTGCACGCATATTTAACGCTGCGGTAGCGCTTGGTGTAGATGTTAAGGAGCTTGTTGCTCCTGTTGATTCGGTTATGTTCTGCCTTTCGAAGGGTCTTAGCGCACCCATAGGTTCACTCGTGGTAGGCTCTAGTTCCTTTATAGAGAGGGCTCGTAGAATGCGAAAGATGCTGGATGGTGGGATGAGGCAAGCTGGCATTATAGCTGCTGCCGGTTTAGTTGCGCTTGAGAAGATGGTTGATAGGCTGAGAGAAGATCATGCCAACGCACGCCTGTTAGCTGAAGGTTTAGCGAAGATAGATGGCATAAGGATAGATCTTAGAAGGGTTCAAACCAACATAGTTATGTTTGACGTCTCAGACCTAGGCTTCACAGGCAAAGAATTTGTAGAGAAGCTCTTGAAGTACGGTGTGAAGGCTCTTACATTAAGAGGGAACGTGATCCGTATGGTTACGCATCGAGGCATAACTAGGGAGGACATACTCGAGACCTTGGATGCTGTAAACGAAATCTGCATAAAAAAGTTGATATAA